From a region of the Halolamina sp. CBA1230 genome:
- a CDS encoding RNA-guided endonuclease TnpB family protein produces MLETTRTYVARITNHQQVRDDFDQCGFSASKLWNVGRYYIQQRWDDDGEIPDEAELKSELKDHERYSDLHSQSSQRVLEELAEAFNGWYNSDDGNNPPGYRKRGDDHPRSTVTWKKRAIKHDDKHGQLRLSKGFNLKESRSDFILAEYETRSDVEVENIQQVRAIWNGDEWELHLVCKKEIPVEDAPGDNTAGIDLGISNYLAIDYEDGASELYPGNVLKEDKHYFTREEYQTEGENGPSKRAREARQKLSRRKDHFLHTLSKHIVERCVEESVEKIAVGDLSDIREDENGDSRNWGASGNKKLHGWEFDRFARLLEYKAEEHGILVDRVDEKNTSKACSCCEQIRDSNRVERGLYVCSSCETTMNADVNGAVNIRRKITQSPPTGDMSNGWLAQPGVFLFDRESGRFTPREQGDCKP; encoded by the coding sequence ATGCTGGAGACGACCCGCACCTACGTCGCACGCATCACGAACCACCAACAGGTTCGTGACGACTTTGACCAGTGCGGGTTCTCCGCATCCAAACTGTGGAACGTCGGACGCTACTACATCCAACAACGGTGGGACGACGACGGCGAGATACCCGACGAAGCCGAACTGAAATCGGAGTTGAAAGACCACGAACGCTACAGTGACCTGCATTCTCAGTCAAGTCAGCGAGTTCTCGAAGAACTTGCTGAGGCGTTCAACGGTTGGTACAACTCCGACGACGGTAACAACCCACCGGGCTACCGGAAACGTGGCGACGACCACCCTCGCTCCACCGTCACGTGGAAGAAACGAGCTATCAAGCACGACGACAAACACGGCCAACTTCGCCTCTCGAAGGGCTTCAACCTGAAAGAGAGTCGATCTGACTTCATCCTCGCCGAGTACGAAACTCGCTCTGACGTAGAAGTCGAGAACATCCAGCAGGTGCGTGCCATCTGGAACGGCGACGAGTGGGAACTCCACCTCGTCTGTAAGAAAGAGATTCCAGTCGAAGACGCACCGGGTGATAACACGGCGGGTATCGACCTCGGAATTAGCAACTACCTCGCCATCGACTACGAAGATGGCGCGAGTGAACTGTATCCGGGGAACGTGCTGAAAGAGGACAAACACTACTTCACCCGCGAAGAGTACCAGACCGAAGGCGAGAACGGCCCGTCGAAGCGAGCGCGGGAGGCTCGGCAGAAACTCTCCCGACGCAAAGACCACTTCCTTCACACCCTCAGCAAGCACATCGTTGAGCGGTGTGTTGAAGAAAGCGTGGAGAAGATAGCGGTTGGCGACCTCAGTGACATCCGCGAGGATGAGAACGGTGACTCGCGGAACTGGGGTGCGTCGGGGAACAAGAAGTTGCACGGCTGGGAGTTCGACCGGTTCGCCCGTCTCCTCGAATACAAGGCCGAGGAACACGGCATCCTCGTTGACCGCGTAGACGAGAAGAACACGAGCAAGGCGTGTTCGTGTTGCGAGCAGATTCGGGACAGCAACCGCGTGGAGCGAGGGCTGTACGTCTGTTCATCGTGCGAGACGACGATGAATGCAGATGTGAATGGTGCGGTGAACATCCGTCGAAAGATAACTCAGAGTCCCCCGACCGGGGATATGAGTAACGGCTGGTTGGCACAGCCCGGAGTCTTCCTGTTCGACCGCGAAAGCGGACGATTCACACCGAGAGAACAGGGAGACTGCAAACCCTAA
- a CDS encoding type II toxin-antitoxin system PemK/MazF family toxin produces MDVHRGDIVIVELNPTRGSEQRGTRPCLVVQNDIGNANAPTTIVVPFTTSFDDRQYPFEVLVRAEESPLSADSVALCSQIRTVSIAQRITENIGSIPEARMDEIDDALGYSLGLQSV; encoded by the coding sequence ATGGACGTCCACCGTGGCGATATCGTCATCGTCGAACTGAATCCGACTCGCGGCTCGGAACAACGCGGGACCCGCCCATGTCTCGTCGTCCAGAACGATATTGGAAACGCGAACGCCCCGACGACCATCGTCGTCCCGTTCACCACGTCCTTCGACGATCGCCAGTACCCGTTCGAAGTCCTGGTTCGGGCCGAGGAAAGCCCGCTCTCTGCGGACTCTGTTGCGCTCTGTAGTCAGATTCGGACTGTCTCTATCGCGCAGCGGATCACGGAGAACATCGGGTCGATTCCCGAGGCCCGGATGGACGAGATCGACGATGCGCTTGGGTACTCTTTGGGCCTCCAGTCTGTTTGA
- a CDS encoding AbrB/MazE/SpoVT family DNA-binding domain-containing protein, with protein sequence MVEDTRVVGERGQVTLPKQLRERFGIHGGDRVRVHEDEEGRIVVEKAVTEDDLAEGYRARSEQMADLASELEGVSAEADAALGDVPEWES encoded by the coding sequence ATGGTGGAAGACACGCGAGTCGTCGGTGAGCGTGGGCAGGTCACACTCCCGAAGCAGCTTCGGGAACGATTCGGGATTCACGGTGGCGATAGAGTACGCGTCCACGAGGACGAGGAGGGACGGATCGTCGTCGAAAAGGCGGTCACAGAAGACGACCTCGCCGAGGGATACCGCGCCCGTTCCGAACAGATGGCCGATCTCGCTTCCGAACTCGAGGGTGTCTCGGCGGAGGCCGATGCAGCCCTCGGTGACGTGCCCGAGTGGGAGTCGTAG
- a CDS encoding TRAM domain-containing protein, with protein MEISPQLRCLFSATVEERDGSYVVEVPEQEIRLGDLQAGDTYRVAVLPSPSTDDADGTDADSQSEQAAQSPPVAEGEQRTVEIEDIGEQGDGITRVERGFVVIVPDTEQGERVTVTITDVGQNVAFADVVERVNSA; from the coding sequence ATGGAGATTTCACCGCAACTACGCTGTCTGTTCTCTGCGACTGTCGAAGAGCGCGACGGGTCGTATGTGGTGGAGGTACCGGAACAGGAGATTCGGCTTGGCGACCTACAGGCAGGTGATACATATCGTGTGGCCGTTCTCCCATCACCTTCGACCGATGACGCCGATGGTACTGACGCCGATTCACAGTCCGAGCAAGCGGCACAGTCGCCACCTGTTGCAGAGGGCGAACAGCGCACCGTTGAGATCGAAGACATAGGCGAACAAGGCGATGGTATCACGCGTGTTGAGCGTGGATTCGTCGTTATCGTCCCGGACACTGAACAGGGCGAGCGTGTCACAGTCACGATCACCGATGTCGGTCAGAATGTTGCCTTTGCTGATGTTGTTGAACGCGTGAATTCTGCGTAA
- a CDS encoding transcriptional regulator: MHPDATQPAANTGPDGEPAEFNTWLALQKATDKQRANLLADVVGHPKGAPSVTELDYMNPSLETDAIRRHLSILQDVDVLQELVVPTGERVRGYPYKFYALTDAARSLFDKNGLFPSDAWQRQYDRVEKTAEIRELEEMPRPANG; this comes from the coding sequence ATGCACCCGGACGCGACACAGCCGGCTGCGAACACCGGTCCGGACGGCGAGCCCGCGGAGTTCAACACGTGGCTGGCACTCCAGAAGGCGACTGACAAGCAGCGGGCGAACCTGCTCGCGGACGTCGTCGGCCACCCGAAAGGAGCGCCAAGCGTCACGGAACTCGACTACATGAATCCGAGCCTCGAAACGGACGCGATCCGCCGGCATCTCTCCATCCTCCAAGACGTCGACGTCCTCCAGGAGTTGGTTGTCCCCACTGGCGAGCGCGTTCGTGGGTATCCCTACAAGTTCTACGCCCTCACCGACGCCGCTCGCAGCCTGTTCGACAAGAACGGACTGTTCCCTTCGGACGCGTGGCAGCGCCAATACGACCGCGTCGAAAAAACCGCCGAGATCCGGGAGCTAGAGGAAATGCCCCGCCCCGCGAACGGGTAG
- a CDS encoding aminopeptidase codes for MPDDSSADTGNEESAYIGDIDSDAVVDEAQLQLTPHQHEQLKTQLHGSSQFDEIKRADTRYLVVGRGGEEGPGKRRLEVCEQLDDRRGAAGYRLEDFGFTTDEIDLWAPAFDLLAAMASHIVGVLEDFDGGHVWELGYLYHQQRHVRDRLWLLKRLYESETEMRRQYDNGMAASHLAALEEAAGDRVIGWGDEASLRDAVEGIP; via the coding sequence ATGCCGGACGATTCGAGCGCCGACACGGGGAACGAAGAATCGGCGTACATCGGCGACATCGATTCAGATGCTGTTGTCGATGAGGCACAGCTCCAACTAACACCACACCAGCACGAACAGCTGAAAACGCAGTTACACGGCAGCAGCCAGTTCGACGAAATCAAGCGCGCCGATACCCGGTATCTCGTCGTCGGGCGTGGTGGTGAGGAGGGGCCGGGAAAACGGCGATTGGAGGTCTGTGAGCAGTTGGATGATCGACGAGGCGCCGCCGGATACCGACTCGAGGACTTTGGGTTCACAACTGACGAGATCGACCTCTGGGCGCCAGCGTTCGACCTGCTCGCAGCAATGGCGTCGCATATCGTCGGCGTGCTTGAGGATTTCGACGGCGGCCACGTGTGGGAGTTGGGGTACCTGTATCACCAGCAGCGCCACGTCAGAGATCGCCTGTGGTTGCTCAAGCGGCTGTACGAGAGCGAAACGGAGATGCGCCGACAGTACGATAACGGCATGGCGGCGTCTCACTTAGCAGCGCTTGAGGAGGCAGCTGGAGATCGCGTTATTGGCTGGGGGGATGAAGCCAGTCTGCGGGACGCTGTTGAGGGGATTCCCTAG
- a CDS encoding VirB4 family type IV secretion system protein, which translates to MHSVLVQSSGGVVRQLREWLASPTSVEGAAVSLVLIGAVVVGGTLLRDRYAADDEATVDFADVLDDETLADGQAEGQLFDDIAESHKTVTAPAAIEWETRAARVGEQWTSTLYIADYPDYPNDGYLSDLFELTDVQFDLTAHITPKNQDRARTELQEIADDLQVDADLEQSVRSSYLQERADEAAATYTAVENGARVFDQGVFVTVRADDRETLQDDVQQVKSTLRDEPANLTPKTAICRQDVALQSAAPIGANEFGRESIALGGAVGALLASPHNATILEEGGVEFGMHKDTRSPVVIDPFARDNGYAMFTVGDPGSGKSFSSKQNFIRSMEQARDRIGVILEPLNDWAGVAEALDAKRITVGGTLGLNPLEIRETPEHVQRAMGEDASPFNEKLDDAMSFLTNFFALRGISLGDRRTTLELGLKRAYKRKGITDDISTHGNQSPTIRDMLDVFEEMVEEPEAFVVRADEEAAKIEEDATWLLDQLRPFEEGGRHANLGTESEFDIRDEKVIYLDLAQQEGSVDSGTALTMQLLISLVYERAKVSEKEVVFYIDEARYLMQDAASLAFLETVFRHHRHHDLSIRLVTQTVDEFFEHAESEAILDQCAVKQFHRLDGMDEDWAQEFGLNYAQMRYVQDAVPGNEDAGFAEALVGVDGEWRGIQVEAMPKEKQVIDFDPTEQERSSLPGADEERSETGRTDSGNG; encoded by the coding sequence ATGCATAGCGTGCTCGTCCAGTCGAGTGGGGGTGTCGTGAGACAGCTCCGGGAGTGGCTTGCGTCACCGACGAGCGTCGAGGGCGCCGCCGTCTCTCTGGTGCTGATCGGCGCCGTCGTTGTCGGTGGCACACTACTCCGGGATCGGTACGCTGCCGACGACGAGGCGACAGTCGACTTCGCGGACGTCCTCGACGACGAGACGCTCGCCGATGGGCAGGCCGAAGGGCAACTCTTCGACGACATCGCCGAGTCCCACAAAACGGTCACGGCGCCCGCCGCCATCGAGTGGGAGACTCGCGCCGCCCGTGTCGGCGAGCAGTGGACGTCGACGCTGTACATCGCCGACTACCCGGACTACCCGAATGACGGCTACCTCAGCGACCTGTTCGAGTTGACCGACGTCCAGTTCGATCTGACGGCTCACATCACGCCGAAGAACCAGGACCGGGCGCGAACCGAACTGCAGGAGATCGCCGACGACCTGCAGGTGGACGCCGATCTGGAGCAGAGCGTGCGGAGTTCGTACCTGCAGGAGCGAGCGGACGAGGCGGCTGCGACGTACACGGCCGTCGAGAACGGGGCGCGCGTGTTCGACCAGGGTGTGTTCGTGACGGTGCGCGCCGACGATCGGGAGACGCTGCAGGACGACGTGCAGCAGGTGAAGAGTACGCTGCGGGACGAGCCGGCGAACCTGACGCCGAAGACGGCGATCTGTCGGCAGGACGTGGCGCTGCAGTCGGCGGCGCCGATCGGCGCGAACGAATTCGGCCGCGAGTCGATCGCGCTTGGTGGCGCCGTCGGCGCGTTGCTGGCGTCGCCGCACAATGCGACGATCCTTGAGGAGGGTGGCGTCGAGTTCGGGATGCACAAGGACACGCGGAGTCCCGTGGTGATCGACCCGTTCGCGCGGGACAACGGCTACGCGATGTTCACGGTCGGCGATCCCGGCTCGGGGAAGTCGTTCAGTTCGAAGCAGAACTTCATCCGGTCGATGGAGCAGGCACGGGACCGCATCGGCGTCATTCTCGAACCGCTGAACGACTGGGCCGGTGTCGCCGAAGCCCTCGATGCGAAACGGATCACGGTCGGCGGGACGTTGGGGTTGAACCCGCTGGAGATCAGGGAGACCCCCGAGCACGTCCAGCGGGCGATGGGCGAGGATGCGAGCCCGTTCAACGAGAAGCTCGATGACGCGATGAGTTTCCTCACCAACTTCTTCGCGCTGCGGGGGATCTCGCTCGGGGATCGGCGGACGACGCTGGAGCTCGGTCTCAAGCGCGCGTACAAGCGCAAGGGGATTACTGACGACATCTCGACGCACGGGAATCAGAGTCCGACGATCCGGGACATGCTGGACGTGTTCGAGGAGATGGTCGAGGAGCCGGAGGCGTTCGTCGTGCGGGCCGACGAGGAGGCGGCGAAGATCGAGGAAGACGCCACGTGGTTGCTTGACCAGCTGCGGCCGTTCGAAGAGGGCGGTCGGCACGCGAATCTGGGCACCGAGTCCGAGTTCGACATCCGGGACGAGAAAGTGATCTATCTCGATCTCGCCCAGCAGGAGGGGAGTGTGGATAGTGGGACGGCGCTCACGATGCAGTTGCTGATCTCGCTGGTGTACGAACGGGCGAAGGTGTCCGAGAAGGAGGTGGTGTTCTACATCGACGAAGCCCGCTACCTCATGCAGGACGCCGCGAGTCTGGCGTTCCTGGAGACGGTGTTTCGGCATCACCGCCATCATGACCTGTCGATCCGGCTGGTGACCCAGACCGTCGACGAGTTCTTCGAGCACGCCGAGAGTGAGGCGATTCTCGACCAGTGTGCGGTGAAGCAGTTCCACCGGCTGGACGGGATGGACGAGGACTGGGCCCAGGAGTTCGGGCTCAACTACGCCCAGATGCGGTATGTGCAGGATGCGGTGCCGGGGAATGAGGATGCGGGGTTTGCGGAGGCGCTTGTTGGGGTGGATGGCGAATGGCGTGGGATTCAGGTTGAGGCGATGCCCAAAGAGAAGCAAGTGATTGACTTTGACCCGACTGAGCAAGAACGGTCGTCGCTGCCTGGCGCCGACGAAGAACGTAGTGAGACCGGTCGGACTGACTCTGGAAACGGGTAG